The Pantanalinema sp. genome window below encodes:
- a CDS encoding right-handed parallel beta-helix repeat-containing protein — translation KADNLVIQGCTIGEIQNHGITNHLAYHPAGTEPRLKNLVIKDNKVYNTCLENPKKSGQGISVAADGFLVSGNEVWGCKDIGIDIWLGATHGEVVDNWVHDNAMGMYVDGARYVRIHRNRMNANRRTGLTVSSEDPAFTTRHIWIFNNLSYDHTAGDGMSMWDNSGIGATDVLFANNTLLNNRSTFTFFGRGNTAELMNNLGYATGLATYDESARSSYAMHDNLWLTSPTGFVSASGKDFRLTSSSPAINKGKALPVLRDDLGNTYAISTDYQGLGRAVSAAPDAGAYELQ, via the coding sequence AAGGCCGACAACCTGGTGATTCAGGGCTGCACGATCGGCGAGATCCAGAACCACGGGATCACCAACCACCTGGCCTACCACCCGGCGGGGACCGAGCCCCGGCTCAAGAACCTCGTGATCAAGGACAACAAGGTCTACAACACCTGCCTGGAGAACCCCAAGAAGTCGGGCCAGGGGATCAGCGTCGCGGCGGACGGCTTTTTGGTCAGCGGCAACGAGGTGTGGGGCTGCAAGGACATCGGGATCGACATCTGGCTCGGGGCCACGCACGGGGAGGTGGTGGACAACTGGGTCCACGACAACGCCATGGGCATGTACGTGGACGGGGCGCGCTACGTCCGGATCCACCGCAACCGGATGAACGCGAACCGGCGCACGGGCCTGACGGTCTCCTCGGAGGACCCGGCCTTCACCACCCGCCACATCTGGATCTTCAACAACCTCTCCTACGATCACACCGCCGGCGACGGCATGTCGATGTGGGACAACTCGGGCATCGGGGCCACCGACGTGCTGTTCGCCAACAACACGCTGCTGAACAACCGCTCGACATTCACCTTCTTCGGAAGGGGCAACACGGCCGAGCTCATGAACAACCTGGGCTACGCGACCGGTCTTGCGACCTACGACGAGAGCGCCAGGTCGTCCTACGCCATGCACGACAACCTCTGGCTGACGAGCCCGACGGGCTTCGTCTCGGCGAGCGGCAAGGACTTCCGCCTGACGTCGTCCTCGCCGGCCATCAACAAGGGCAAGGCCCTGCCGGTGCTCAGGGACGACCTGGGCAACACCTACGCGATCAGCACCGACTACCAGGGGCTCGGCAGGGCGGTTTCCGCCGCTCCCGACGCCGGAGCCTACGAGCTGCAGTGA
- a CDS encoding flippase, with protein MRNKVTFNTVVQIGSRVLELGSALFVNAWIARHWGSEAFGQIGLYMSLSGVFIFMFDFGLGNLLIRTIAQNRAQARHFVLNGLVALLPFSLLGSAAVIGIGVAITSSRNLGLLVLVALHLVLIAAFLLLRAAFHAYERMELESLSVLFERACWIAAGVWLALRPPSLVAFFTCFTLCKLLNVLVAGGLFIRHIRPHAERAVLRLATQWGLIKQTIPFGLSWAFDCINSSFNLLLLSHLVGGAEVGCYRAAGTLIAPLSFVAASLNSSLLPKMSEAASAQEKTLFCSYSEAANRLILAAGIPLALFIILFAPAIIHTVYGAGFEQAVLLLQLLSLAIPLRFLSQSVATTLLAGDQQARSMRCFGAAAAFNLAGNFVVLPHWGSVGACLVTIATDLLVLILMSHQQGFSLGGKVIELSPALKCLAIACLVLIPLAWAGVPLLAAALIFALLYPLLLIRVKALSAFETRLLWRPASL; from the coding sequence ATGCGAAACAAGGTCACCTTCAACACGGTGGTTCAGATCGGCTCTCGCGTGCTCGAGCTGGGGAGCGCGCTCTTCGTCAACGCCTGGATCGCCCGGCACTGGGGCAGCGAGGCCTTCGGGCAGATTGGCCTCTACATGAGCCTCTCCGGGGTGTTCATCTTCATGTTCGACTTCGGGCTCGGCAACCTGCTGATCCGGACCATCGCCCAGAACCGAGCCCAGGCGCGTCACTTCGTGCTCAACGGTCTGGTCGCCCTGCTGCCCTTCTCGCTGCTCGGCAGCGCCGCGGTGATCGGGATCGGGGTGGCCATCACCTCCTCTCGAAATCTGGGCCTGCTCGTGCTGGTCGCCCTTCACCTCGTCCTGATCGCCGCCTTCCTGCTCCTCCGGGCGGCCTTCCATGCCTACGAGCGCATGGAGCTCGAGAGCCTCTCGGTCCTGTTCGAGCGGGCATGCTGGATCGCGGCGGGAGTGTGGCTCGCCCTCCGGCCGCCGTCTCTGGTCGCCTTCTTCACGTGCTTCACCCTCTGCAAGCTCCTCAACGTGCTGGTCGCGGGGGGGCTTTTCATCCGCCACATCCGGCCGCATGCCGAGCGGGCCGTCCTCAGGCTCGCGACGCAGTGGGGCCTGATCAAGCAGACCATCCCCTTCGGCCTGAGCTGGGCCTTCGACTGCATCAACTCCAGCTTCAACCTTCTCTTGCTCTCGCACCTGGTGGGCGGCGCGGAGGTGGGATGCTACCGGGCCGCCGGCACCCTGATCGCGCCGCTCTCCTTCGTCGCCGCCTCGCTCAACAGCTCCTTGCTTCCCAAGATGAGCGAGGCGGCGAGCGCGCAGGAGAAGACGCTCTTCTGTTCCTACAGCGAAGCCGCCAACCGCCTGATCCTGGCGGCGGGCATCCCGCTCGCCCTTTTCATCATCCTCTTCGCCCCGGCCATCATCCACACCGTTTACGGGGCGGGCTTCGAGCAGGCCGTCTTGCTGCTGCAGCTCCTCAGTCTCGCCATCCCGCTGCGCTTCCTGAGCCAGTCCGTCGCCACGACCCTCCTGGCTGGTGACCAGCAGGCCCGGAGCATGCGCTGCTTCGGGGCGGCCGCGGCCTTCAACCTGGCGGGCAATTTCGTGGTCCTGCCGCACTGGGGCTCGGTGGGGGCCTGCCTCGTGACCATCGCGACCGACCTCCTGGTGCTGATCCTCATGAGCCACCAGCAGGGCTTCTCGCTGGGCGGAAAGGTCATCGAGCTCTCGCCTGCCCTGAAGTGCCTGGCGATCGCTTGCCTCGTCCTGATCCCGCTCGCCTGGGCGGGGGTCCCCCTCCTTGCCGCGGCGCTCATCTTCGCGCTCCTCTACCCGCTCCTGCTGATCCGAGTCAAGGCGCTGTCTGCGTTCGAGACCAGGCTGCTCTGGAGACCCGCGAGTCTCTAG
- a CDS encoding polysaccharide biosynthesis tyrosine autokinase — protein sequence MTYDTQQHQDLISFLSRRWRVLGLTFAVVVAAGSAALPFIPKTYQATTKLLIVRNDQRMGGFNIANESLPQLTMDSKPLQTQAELIRVSPVLREVIARLDLRAADGRPLTPDQLADQIAINPIKGTDLIEVSYTARDPQRAQQVVTTLCSVYLQHTERSRREGISEGMRYVDEQLEAARVKYADTESRLQAFKLKAGSIALPQEIQASVQALYDLDQTIRMRRLDLESARARVATLRSQLGMTSRDALELAAITQNPRLRELQAQLLAAEASPLRSQGLAPDHPEMLALADRVAVLKRSIEEEIQGTLGHKATVRSLGDVQLGLLQQLVMAETEVRTLESNLHAAERSRAKLNAGLAVFPGREQQLARLSRDAEVANQLYRQLLQKREEAHLSRAVPSAYAQVVQPAELPGEPSFPRKGVSIPALFLLGLSTAFGAGLLREQLDRSLRSQELAACLPEVGIIASIPTLSRHELRRGELVVKHASSPQYVEALKALAIALEDRYPAGGEGAVLALTSSLPGEGKSVTVANLAFCLAEAGYRVLLVDGDLNRPRLHAVFGEENSNGGLAELLSERIHPQDAVRQVGKVGLVKAGKAKLNMARLKRNLKPALDEWRQAYDFVLFDLPPLGMFANVAYFAKQCDGVMLLANLQRTSREAFGMGLQQLRSTRIPLVGLVAVAQRAPLVRMSGYYLSAGEGERP from the coding sequence ATGACGTACGACACGCAGCAGCACCAAGACCTGATCTCGTTTCTCTCGCGCCGCTGGCGCGTGCTGGGGCTCACCTTCGCGGTCGTGGTCGCGGCCGGGAGCGCAGCCCTTCCCTTCATCCCGAAGACGTACCAAGCCACGACCAAGCTGCTCATCGTGAGGAATGACCAGCGCATGGGCGGCTTCAACATCGCCAACGAGTCGCTGCCCCAGCTCACCATGGACAGCAAGCCGCTCCAGACGCAGGCCGAGCTGATCCGCGTCAGCCCGGTCCTGAGGGAGGTGATTGCCCGGCTGGACCTGAGGGCGGCGGACGGCAGGCCCCTCACGCCCGATCAGCTGGCCGACCAGATCGCGATCAACCCCATCAAGGGGACCGACCTCATCGAGGTCTCGTACACCGCGCGCGACCCGCAGCGCGCCCAGCAGGTCGTCACGACCCTCTGCAGCGTCTACCTCCAGCACACCGAGCGCTCTCGCCGCGAGGGGATCAGCGAGGGAATGAGGTACGTCGACGAGCAGCTCGAGGCCGCTCGGGTCAAGTATGCCGACACCGAGAGCCGCCTCCAGGCCTTCAAGCTCAAGGCCGGCAGCATCGCCCTGCCCCAGGAGATCCAGGCCTCCGTCCAGGCGCTGTACGATCTGGACCAGACCATCCGCATGCGCCGGCTCGACCTGGAGAGCGCCCGGGCGCGCGTCGCCACCCTGCGCTCCCAGCTCGGCATGACCTCCAGGGACGCCCTCGAGCTGGCCGCGATCACCCAGAATCCTCGCCTGCGTGAGCTCCAGGCGCAGCTGCTCGCCGCCGAGGCCTCGCCGCTTCGCTCGCAGGGGCTCGCCCCCGATCACCCCGAGATGCTCGCGCTCGCCGATCGGGTCGCCGTTCTCAAGCGATCCATCGAGGAGGAGATCCAGGGCACCCTCGGCCACAAGGCAACCGTGCGATCGCTCGGCGACGTCCAGCTGGGGCTGCTCCAGCAGCTCGTCATGGCCGAGACCGAGGTCCGCACCCTCGAGAGCAACCTGCATGCCGCCGAGCGGAGCCGCGCGAAGCTGAACGCCGGCTTGGCCGTTTTTCCCGGGCGAGAGCAGCAGCTGGCGCGCCTGAGCCGCGACGCTGAGGTCGCCAACCAGCTCTACCGGCAGCTGCTCCAGAAGCGGGAGGAGGCGCACCTGAGCAGGGCGGTGCCCTCGGCCTACGCCCAGGTCGTCCAGCCCGCCGAGCTTCCGGGCGAGCCGAGCTTCCCCAGGAAGGGGGTCTCGATTCCCGCCCTCTTCCTGCTGGGGCTCTCGACGGCCTTCGGCGCCGGGCTGCTGAGAGAGCAGCTCGATCGCTCGCTGCGCTCGCAGGAGCTCGCCGCCTGCCTCCCCGAGGTGGGGATCATCGCCAGCATCCCCACCCTCTCGCGGCACGAGCTGAGGCGCGGCGAGCTGGTCGTGAAGCACGCGTCGAGCCCCCAGTACGTGGAGGCCCTCAAGGCCCTGGCGATCGCGCTCGAGGATCGCTACCCGGCCGGCGGCGAGGGGGCGGTGCTCGCCCTCACCAGCAGCCTGCCGGGTGAGGGCAAGAGCGTCACGGTGGCCAATCTCGCCTTCTGCCTCGCCGAGGCGGGGTACCGGGTCCTCCTGGTGGACGGCGATCTCAACCGGCCGCGGCTCCACGCGGTCTTCGGGGAGGAGAACTCCAACGGGGGCCTGGCCGAGCTGCTCAGCGAGCGCATTCACCCCCAGGATGCCGTCCGCCAGGTCGGCAAGGTCGGCCTGGTGAAGGCCGGGAAGGCCAAGCTCAACATGGCGCGCCTCAAGCGCAACCTCAAGCCCGCCCTCGACGAGTGGCGCCAGGCGTACGACTTCGTCCTCTTCGATCTGCCCCCGCTCGGCATGTTCGCGAACGTGGCCTACTTCGCCAAGCAGTGCGACGGAGTCATGCTGCTGGCCAACCTTCAGCGGACCTCGCGCGAGGCCTTCGGGATGGGCCTCCAGCAGTTGCGGAGCACCCGCATCCCGCTCGTGGGGCTGGTCGCGGTTGCGCAGCGGGCCCCCCTGGTGCGGATGTCGGGCTACTACCTCAGCGCCGGGGAAGGGGAGCGCCCATGA
- a CDS encoding O-antigen ligase family protein, giving the protein MTRLSIAGAGASLRLVPWCLFLFLLPFERLIMGFRLWLPYNLLGVGAALLLALAPHHAGAQARLQSLAVAFLTMVLSLSYFFSLDPDASMRMLVLVAFHWLTYALASLASLSPGEFENSLKALMWGGACAALAAITAATMGQIGDFDGLERPTLVVAGVQTDPNFFAAGLLIPYAIALFHARKRPWWGLALAVLIGAGVLLPQSRGGAIGLVVVTFASLLMARRWKAALFLGGALPALYLTCSAALGRFDLLSDTSGAGRTQVWQALLAKGLDHWATGIGLGASPRVTWSAAGLFEALEPHSLYLEAFVEAGILGGVALLVVLTTHLWGRQGHPLVGPVRAGLLGLFASAFFLHFLPFKLMWVAWILGSHLTSMRAREATPSEALVKDLDPPVPSYPQR; this is encoded by the coding sequence ATGACGCGGCTCTCGATCGCAGGGGCAGGGGCGTCGCTGCGCCTCGTGCCCTGGTGCCTCTTCCTCTTCCTGCTGCCGTTCGAGCGCCTGATCATGGGCTTTCGCCTCTGGCTGCCCTACAACCTGCTCGGAGTGGGGGCGGCCCTCCTGCTGGCGCTCGCTCCCCATCATGCCGGCGCCCAGGCGAGACTGCAGAGCCTCGCGGTGGCGTTCCTGACGATGGTGCTCTCTTTGAGCTACTTCTTCTCGCTCGATCCGGATGCGTCCATGCGGATGCTCGTCCTGGTGGCCTTCCACTGGCTGACCTACGCCCTCGCCTCGCTGGCCTCGCTCTCACCCGGCGAGTTCGAGAACTCCCTGAAGGCGCTCATGTGGGGCGGGGCGTGCGCGGCCCTCGCGGCGATCACCGCCGCCACGATGGGCCAGATCGGGGATTTCGACGGGCTCGAGCGGCCGACGCTCGTCGTCGCCGGGGTGCAGACGGACCCGAACTTCTTCGCCGCGGGCCTGTTGATCCCCTACGCGATCGCCCTCTTCCACGCGAGAAAGCGCCCCTGGTGGGGCCTCGCCCTGGCCGTCCTGATCGGGGCGGGCGTCCTCCTTCCCCAGTCGCGAGGAGGAGCGATCGGCCTGGTGGTCGTGACGTTCGCGAGCCTCCTGATGGCGCGGCGCTGGAAGGCGGCCCTCTTCCTGGGCGGGGCCCTGCCGGCCCTGTACCTGACCTGCTCCGCTGCGCTAGGCCGCTTCGATCTGCTCAGCGACACGAGCGGGGCGGGGAGAACCCAGGTGTGGCAGGCCCTCCTGGCCAAGGGCCTCGACCACTGGGCCACCGGCATCGGGCTGGGGGCCTCTCCGCGGGTCACCTGGTCGGCAGCCGGCCTCTTCGAGGCCCTCGAGCCCCACAGCCTGTACCTCGAGGCCTTCGTCGAGGCGGGGATCCTGGGGGGGGTGGCCCTGCTCGTGGTGCTCACGACTCACCTCTGGGGCCGGCAGGGCCATCCCCTGGTCGGCCCCGTTCGCGCCGGCTTGCTCGGTTTGTTCGCCTCGGCGTTCTTCCTCCACTTCCTGCCCTTCAAGCTCATGTGGGTCGCCTGGATTCTAGGCTCCCACCTGACGTCGATGCGAGCGCGCGAGGCGACCCCGTCCGAGGCGCTCGTCAAGGATCTCGATCCCCCCGTTCCTTCGTACCCGCAACGTTGA
- a CDS encoding polysaccharide biosynthesis/export family protein, translating into MSHHTSHPTRWGIVLAFFAVLSGQLPAAALGADYRLRDGDAVSVSVLGHPDLSVQAQPIRPGGQISMPLIQALSAQGKTVSELTDELTGAYRPFLNKPQISVTVAKFRPMRVTILGQVGRPGTFDFEEAPTLVDVLATAGGLSERAARNSIKVVGPAGSGKTYDLDRLLSRQESNPLIQEGSIVEVGEVWGPDLYRVTIPLLAAFVSSAVWLLRP; encoded by the coding sequence ATGTCGCACCACACCTCGCACCCGACCCGCTGGGGTATCGTCCTGGCCTTTTTCGCCGTCCTGTCGGGACAGCTCCCGGCCGCCGCGCTCGGGGCCGACTACCGGCTGCGCGACGGCGACGCCGTGAGCGTCTCGGTGCTCGGTCACCCGGACCTCTCGGTCCAGGCGCAGCCCATCCGGCCCGGCGGCCAGATCTCGATGCCGCTCATCCAGGCGCTCTCGGCCCAGGGGAAGACGGTCTCCGAGCTGACCGACGAGCTGACCGGCGCTTATCGCCCCTTCCTGAACAAGCCCCAGATCAGCGTGACCGTCGCCAAGTTCCGCCCCATGCGCGTGACCATCCTGGGCCAGGTGGGCAGGCCGGGCACCTTCGACTTCGAGGAGGCGCCGACGCTGGTCGACGTGCTTGCCACCGCGGGGGGGCTGAGCGAGCGTGCCGCAAGAAACTCCATCAAGGTCGTGGGCCCCGCGGGCTCGGGCAAGACCTACGACCTCGATCGGCTGCTGTCTCGCCAGGAGAGCAACCCTCTGATCCAGGAGGGTTCGATCGTCGAGGTCGGGGAGGTCTGGGGGCCCGACCTCTACCGGGTGACCATCCCGTTGCTGGCGGCCTTCGTCTCTTCGGCGGTATGGCTCCTGCGCCCCTGA
- a CDS encoding sugar transferase: MSSGSMDYAPEDSKLLFSPALAPDRALGSALHAWLLALREADRRLILFLNDGAWTTAAALGMLACSALPLAQGGGLLLAWLVVSMGCFYSSDLYSLGSRGARPLLRGMALGALAAALVAWRLGAPAELFFALVAAACLGGGALLISRSLLTDLFASAASSRRMLLLCEEAEALEVVDEIRRHPQCGLLALGLVTDAAAAPSLDTLSVLGAPSHLPALVAHLHSDSILAGSGALRGAEWRSQLAPQEETIDLPSLFERLSRRIPVRYLDERYFIERFTWTRGFGYRIAKRLMDLAFTLVGLVLALPLFPFVAAAIYLVDRGPLFYSQERVGLNGRRFKVYKLRTMRVDAEKGGAVWAKADDDRVTPVGRFLRRSRLDEVPQLWNILLGEMSLVGPRPERPEFVAELERAIPHYQCRHLVLPGLTGWAQVRFPYGASVQDSEEKLNYDLYYLKHRSWWFDLLILLRTVGVVLNKTGAR; encoded by the coding sequence ATGTCGTCAGGATCCATGGACTACGCCCCGGAAGATTCGAAGCTCCTCTTCTCCCCGGCCCTCGCTCCCGACAGGGCCCTCGGCTCGGCCCTCCACGCCTGGCTGCTCGCTTTGCGCGAGGCCGATCGGCGCCTCATCCTGTTCCTCAACGATGGGGCCTGGACGACGGCCGCCGCGCTCGGCATGCTCGCCTGCTCGGCTTTGCCCCTCGCCCAGGGCGGCGGGCTGTTGCTCGCGTGGCTCGTCGTCTCGATGGGCTGCTTCTACTCCTCGGATCTCTACTCGCTCGGCTCGCGGGGGGCCCGCCCCCTGCTCAGGGGGATGGCGCTCGGGGCCTTGGCGGCGGCGCTCGTCGCCTGGCGCCTGGGGGCGCCCGCCGAGCTGTTCTTCGCCCTCGTGGCGGCGGCATGTCTTGGGGGCGGTGCCCTGCTGATCAGCCGCAGCCTCCTCACCGACCTGTTCGCCAGCGCCGCTTCGAGTCGCCGGATGCTCTTGCTGTGCGAGGAGGCAGAGGCCCTGGAGGTCGTCGACGAGATCCGGCGCCACCCCCAGTGCGGCCTGCTCGCGCTGGGCCTGGTGACCGACGCGGCAGCCGCTCCGAGCCTGGACACCCTTTCGGTGCTGGGGGCACCGAGCCACCTGCCCGCGCTGGTCGCTCACCTGCACTCCGACAGCATCCTCGCAGGCTCCGGCGCCCTGCGCGGAGCCGAGTGGCGAAGCCAGCTCGCCCCCCAGGAGGAAACCATCGACCTGCCCAGCCTCTTCGAGCGCCTGAGCCGCCGGATCCCCGTGCGCTACCTCGACGAGCGCTACTTCATCGAGCGCTTCACCTGGACGCGAGGCTTCGGCTACCGGATCGCCAAGCGCCTCATGGACCTCGCCTTCACCCTTGTTGGCCTGGTCCTCGCCCTCCCGCTCTTCCCCTTCGTCGCGGCCGCCATCTACCTGGTCGATCGGGGCCCGCTCTTCTACTCTCAGGAGCGCGTGGGCCTCAACGGGCGCAGGTTCAAGGTCTACAAGCTCCGCACCATGCGCGTCGACGCCGAGAAGGGCGGGGCGGTGTGGGCCAAGGCCGACGACGACAGGGTCACCCCGGTCGGGCGCTTCTTGCGCCGGAGCCGCCTCGACGAGGTCCCTCAGCTCTGGAACATCCTGCTGGGGGAGATGAGCCTGGTCGGGCCGCGCCCCGAGCGGCCCGAGTTCGTCGCGGAGCTTGAGCGCGCGATCCCCCATTACCAGTGCCGCCACCTCGTGCTGCCCGGCCTCACGGGCTGGGCCCAGGTCCGCTTTCCTTACGGGGCCTCGGTCCAGGACTCCGAGGAGAAGCTCAACTACGACCTCTACTACCTCAAGCACCGATCCTGGTGGTTCGACCTGCTCATCCTCCTGCGGACCGTCGGGGTGGTGCTCAACAAGACCGGCGCGCGCTGA
- the thrS gene encoding threonine--tRNA ligase, translating into MAVESAPIAIELPDGSKREVPGGSTIADLAASISRSLAKKAVAARLDGELVDLSRPLTREAKVEILTQDAPEALEVLRHSTAHLMANAVQRLFPGAKVTIGPVTSDGFYYDFDYERAFTPEDFEKIEAEMRKLSGADLKVSREEVAAGGGAAKAGEFEAQGEPYKAEILRDILEKDPQAVISLYHQGDWSDLCTGPHLSSTGIIKHFKLLSTAGAYWRGSEKNKMLNRIYGTSYFSDADLKAHLTRLEEAAKRDHRKLGKELELFMFSEAAPAMPFFLPKGAYIYNKLVAFIRDLYDRYDYQEVITPLAYSPEMFRTSGHLGNYNENMYRLWTEDECAHAEPGHLHEELQADSFVLKPMNCPSHCLIFGTRRRSYRELPWRVADFARLHRYERGGVVHGLARVRSFSQDDAHIFCTPEQVPGEIERFIKFLYEVYEVLGFSEVQIKLATRPEKRIGSDELWDRAEAALAKGLESGGLPYEILEGEGAFYGPKIEFHLKDAIGRTWQLGTIQYDSNLPDRFDLIYIGEDGKEHRPVMLHRAILGSLERFFAVYLEHCAGAFPLWLAPTQAVVIPISSENDDYCTEVLAKMKAAGLRVELDNRNESLNYRIREAQVQKIPYMLVVGKKEVEQGTLALRKRTGAQEVLSVQEVIDRLVAEVQTKALPQAVEAK; encoded by the coding sequence ATGGCCGTAGAATCCGCCCCCATCGCGATCGAGCTCCCCGACGGGTCCAAGCGTGAGGTCCCTGGGGGCTCGACGATCGCAGACCTCGCCGCCTCGATCAGCCGCAGCCTTGCCAAGAAGGCCGTCGCCGCCCGCCTCGACGGCGAGCTGGTCGACCTGTCGCGTCCCCTGACCCGCGAGGCCAAGGTCGAGATCCTGACCCAGGACGCCCCCGAGGCCCTCGAGGTCCTGCGCCACTCGACCGCGCACCTGATGGCCAACGCCGTCCAGCGCCTCTTCCCCGGCGCCAAGGTCACCATCGGCCCGGTCACCAGCGACGGCTTCTACTACGACTTCGACTACGAGCGCGCCTTCACCCCCGAGGACTTCGAGAAGATCGAGGCCGAGATGCGCAAGCTCTCGGGCGCCGACCTGAAGGTCAGCCGCGAGGAGGTCGCCGCGGGTGGCGGTGCGGCCAAGGCCGGCGAGTTCGAGGCCCAGGGCGAGCCCTACAAGGCCGAGATCCTGCGCGACATCCTCGAGAAGGACCCCCAGGCCGTGATCTCGCTCTACCACCAGGGCGACTGGTCGGACCTCTGCACCGGCCCGCACCTGAGCTCGACCGGCATCATCAAGCACTTCAAGCTGCTGAGCACCGCGGGCGCCTACTGGCGCGGCTCCGAGAAGAACAAGATGCTCAACCGCATCTACGGCACCTCCTACTTCTCGGACGCCGACCTCAAGGCCCACCTGACCCGCCTCGAGGAGGCCGCCAAGCGCGACCACCGCAAGCTCGGCAAGGAGCTCGAGCTGTTCATGTTCTCGGAGGCGGCGCCGGCCATGCCGTTCTTCCTGCCCAAGGGCGCCTACATCTACAACAAGCTCGTGGCCTTCATCCGGGATCTCTACGATCGCTACGACTACCAGGAGGTGATCACCCCGCTCGCCTACAGCCCGGAGATGTTCCGCACCAGCGGTCACCTCGGCAACTACAACGAGAACATGTACCGGCTGTGGACCGAGGACGAGTGCGCCCACGCCGAGCCGGGGCACCTGCACGAGGAGCTGCAGGCGGACTCCTTCGTGCTCAAGCCGATGAACTGCCCGAGCCACTGCCTGATCTTCGGTACCCGGCGGCGCTCGTACCGCGAGCTGCCCTGGCGCGTGGCGGATTTTGCCCGCCTGCATCGCTACGAGCGCGGCGGGGTGGTCCACGGCCTGGCGCGCGTGCGGTCGTTCTCGCAGGACGACGCGCACATCTTCTGCACGCCCGAGCAGGTCCCCGGCGAGATCGAGAGGTTCATCAAGTTCCTCTACGAGGTCTACGAGGTGCTGGGCTTCAGCGAGGTCCAGATCAAGCTGGCGACCCGCCCCGAGAAGCGCATCGGCTCCGACGAGCTCTGGGATCGAGCCGAGGCGGCGCTGGCCAAGGGCCTCGAGAGCGGCGGCCTGCCCTACGAGATCCTTGAGGGCGAAGGGGCCTTCTACGGCCCGAAGATCGAGTTCCACCTGAAGGACGCGATCGGCCGGACCTGGCAGCTGGGCACCATCCAGTACGACTCGAACCTGCCGGATCGCTTCGACCTGATCTACATCGGCGAGGACGGCAAGGAGCACCGGCCCGTGATGCTGCACCGCGCGATCCTGGGCTCGCTGGAGCGCTTCTTCGCGGTCTACCTGGAGCACTGCGCGGGGGCGTTCCCGCTGTGGCTCGCCCCGACCCAGGCCGTCGTCATCCCCATCTCCTCGGAGAATGACGACTACTGCACCGAGGTCCTCGCCAAGATGAAGGCGGCGGGCCTGCGCGTCGAGCTGGACAACCGCAACGAGAGCCTCAACTACCGCATCCGCGAGGCCCAGGTCCAGAAGATCCCCTACATGCTGGTCGTCGGCAAGAAGGAGGTCGAGCAGGGCACCCTGGCGCTGCGCAAGCGCACCGGCGCCCAGGAGGTCCTGAGCGTCCAGGAGGTCATCGACCGGCTGGTCGCCGAGGTCCAGACCAAGGCCCTTCCCCAGGCCGTCGAGGCCAAGTAG